Proteins from a genomic interval of Sphingomonas sp. Y38-1Y:
- a CDS encoding aspartyl/asparaginyl beta-hydroxylase domain-containing protein, with protein sequence MVTDSLASALSLARGGDLVGAKAMLGRIVAEPGADADGWTMLAGIEARLGDAAGEKAALSAALALSPRHLPALLARAASARRAGDDRTAVRFYRTAFNAAAHTPPHASLHPALEEAQRFTADASRRFAETMEATLTDAGLTAGNVPPRVGEAIELLLGRRELHVQQPSMFYYPGLAQRAFFERAEFDWAPRVEAATAAIRDELMALLADGEPFAPYVASTPDQPAPANHLLDDPAWGAVHLFEGGQPHPVHADQCPATMAALTQAPQPAIGTRSPMALFSRLRPGTHIRPHHGVFNTRLICHLPLIVPPGCGIRVGADTREWREGELLIFDDSFEHEAWNRGTSDRVVLLFEVWRPDIGEDERAAITALLGAVEAHGIVADDA encoded by the coding sequence ATGGTCACCGATTCGCTCGCCTCCGCTTTGTCCCTCGCCCGCGGCGGCGACCTCGTCGGCGCAAAGGCGATGCTCGGGCGGATCGTGGCAGAGCCCGGCGCCGATGCCGATGGCTGGACGATGCTCGCCGGGATCGAGGCGCGGCTGGGCGATGCCGCAGGCGAGAAGGCGGCGCTCTCCGCCGCGCTGGCGCTCAGCCCCCGCCACCTGCCCGCATTGCTGGCGCGCGCGGCGTCGGCGCGGCGCGCGGGCGACGATCGCACCGCGGTCCGCTTCTATCGCACCGCCTTCAACGCCGCCGCGCATACGCCGCCACACGCCTCGCTGCACCCGGCGCTGGAGGAGGCGCAGCGCTTCACCGCCGACGCGTCGCGCCGCTTCGCGGAGACGATGGAGGCGACGCTGACCGATGCGGGCCTGACCGCCGGCAACGTGCCGCCGCGCGTCGGCGAGGCGATCGAGCTGCTGCTCGGCCGGCGTGAGCTCCATGTGCAACAGCCGTCGATGTTCTATTATCCCGGCCTCGCCCAACGCGCCTTCTTCGAGCGCGCCGAGTTCGACTGGGCGCCGCGCGTGGAGGCGGCAACCGCGGCGATCCGCGACGAGCTGATGGCGCTCCTCGCCGATGGCGAGCCGTTCGCGCCCTATGTCGCGTCGACGCCGGACCAGCCCGCGCCCGCCAACCACCTGCTCGACGATCCCGCCTGGGGCGCGGTGCACCTGTTCGAGGGTGGGCAGCCCCATCCGGTGCATGCCGACCAATGTCCGGCGACGATGGCGGCACTGACACAGGCACCGCAGCCGGCGATCGGAACACGGTCACCGATGGCGCTGTTCTCGCGGCTCCGCCCCGGTACGCACATCCGCCCGCATCACGGCGTCTTCAACACGCGCCTGATCTGCCACCTGCCGCTGATCGTGCCGCCCGGCTGCGGCATTCGCGTCGGCGCCGACACGCGCGAGTGGCGCGAGGGCGAGCTCCTGATCTTCGACGACAGCTTCGAGCACGAAGCATGGAACCGCGGCACCAGCGACCGCGTGGTCCTGTTGTTCGAGGTCTGGCGACCCGACATCGGCGAAGACGAGCGCGCGGCGATCACCGCGCTGCTCGGCGCGGTCGAGGCGCACGGCATCGTTGCTGACGACGCCTGA
- a CDS encoding acyltransferase: MSKPGELRALTSARGIAAWLVVFYHIRESLPPVPAPVMAVLDHGYLAVDFFFVLSGFVIALAWRDRVRASGWAAVPGFLRRRFARVWPLHAVVLTGGVVLALLLWATGRHDETEFPFAELPLHFLLIQNWGFTSALAWNDPAWSISAEFAAYLVFPAIVLAIPARRLPSVALIGAIAALIAALAGYFALSGTTDLGHDIARHGVIRCLAGFSIGMLVHALWSRRLSGAAPIAIAVATAATIAWSIGWLPQTAAIPTVFASLLLALATTDPRSLGHPILHRLGEWSYATYLAHFLMWKAFKLAFVSAGGPVPWPLIALYAAMVLAASAFLYRFVEMPAQAWINRRRVAGAPSGTPALR, translated from the coding sequence GTGAGCAAGCCGGGCGAGCTTCGCGCCCTCACCAGCGCGCGCGGGATCGCCGCGTGGCTGGTCGTCTTCTATCATATCCGGGAGTCGCTGCCGCCCGTCCCCGCGCCGGTCATGGCGGTGCTGGACCATGGCTATCTGGCGGTCGACTTCTTCTTCGTCCTCTCGGGCTTCGTCATCGCGCTCGCGTGGCGGGATCGCGTCCGCGCGAGCGGCTGGGCAGCGGTGCCGGGCTTCCTCCGCCGCCGCTTTGCCCGCGTGTGGCCGCTCCACGCGGTCGTGCTGACGGGCGGGGTCGTGCTGGCGCTGTTGCTCTGGGCGACGGGCCGACATGACGAGACCGAGTTTCCGTTCGCCGAGCTGCCGCTCCACTTCCTGCTCATCCAGAATTGGGGCTTCACCTCAGCGCTCGCCTGGAACGATCCCGCCTGGTCGATCTCCGCAGAGTTCGCTGCCTATCTGGTCTTTCCCGCCATCGTTCTGGCGATACCGGCGCGGCGGCTGCCATCGGTCGCGCTGATCGGCGCAATCGCGGCGCTGATCGCCGCGCTCGCCGGCTATTTCGCACTGAGCGGCACCACCGACCTCGGCCACGACATCGCGCGACATGGCGTGATCCGCTGCCTTGCCGGCTTCTCGATCGGGATGCTGGTCCATGCGCTCTGGTCGCGCCGCCTTTCAGGCGCCGCGCCGATCGCCATTGCCGTGGCCACCGCCGCAACGATCGCCTGGAGCATCGGCTGGCTCCCTCAGACCGCGGCGATCCCGACGGTCTTCGCGAGCCTTCTGCTCGCGCTCGCGACCACCGACCCGCGATCGCTCGGCCATCCGATCCTCCACCGTCTCGGCGAATGGAGCTATGCGACCTATCTCGCGCATTTCCTGATGTGGAAGGCGTTCAAGCTCGCCTTCGTGTCGGCCGGCGGACCGGTGCCCTGGCCGCTGATCGCGCTCTATGCGGCGATGGTGCTCGCCGCCTCCGCGTTCCTGTATCGCTTCGTCGAAATGCCCGCCCAGGCCTGGATCAATCGGCGGCGGGTTGCGGGAGCACCCAGCGGCACCCCCGCGCTCCGTTAG
- a CDS encoding type 1 glutamine amidotransferase domain-containing protein: MADLNGSRVLILATDGFEHDELFKPRQALLDAGAEVTLASIKTDPIQGVKNDSDPTETITPDMTLDQVDPDDYHALLLPGGVGNPDKMRMEDKAIDIVEAFMDDDKIVAAICHAPWLLVEADVVDGRRVTSWPSVRTDLENAGGEVVDEEVVIDGNLITSRKPDDIPAFNQALIDALEQVGAEA; the protein is encoded by the coding sequence ATGGCCGACCTCAACGGAAGCCGCGTGCTGATCCTCGCCACCGACGGTTTCGAGCATGACGAGCTGTTCAAGCCGCGCCAGGCGTTGCTCGATGCCGGCGCCGAGGTGACGCTCGCCTCAATCAAGACCGACCCGATCCAGGGCGTGAAGAACGACAGCGACCCGACCGAGACGATCACCCCCGACATGACGCTCGATCAGGTCGATCCCGATGATTACCACGCGCTGCTGCTGCCCGGCGGCGTCGGCAACCCCGACAAGATGCGGATGGAGGACAAGGCGATCGACATCGTCGAGGCCTTCATGGACGACGACAAGATCGTCGCGGCGATCTGTCACGCGCCGTGGCTGCTGGTGGAGGCTGACGTCGTCGACGGGCGCCGGGTGACGAGCTGGCCGTCGGTGCGCACCGACCTGGAAAATGCCGGCGGCGAGGTGGTTGACGAGGAAGTCGTGATCGACGGCAACCTCATCACCAGCCGCAAGCCCGACGACATCCCCGCGTTCAACCAGGCGCTGATCGACGCGCTGGAACAGGTGGGCGCGGAGGCCTAA
- a CDS encoding CoA transferase subunit A codes for MQKLYPDAAAALDGLLHDGMTICAGGFGLCGIPERLIDAIRDHGVKDLTIASNNAGIDNEGLGKLLRTRQVKKMISSYVGENKEFERQYLAGELDVEFCPQGTLAERCRAGGAGIPGFYTKTGVGTKVAQGKEVKVFDGEEYILERGIRADLSIIKGWKADEMGNLIFRKTARNFNQPMATAANICVAEVEEVVPVGSLDPDAIHLPGIYVKRMIVGAPYDKKIEFRTVRSREAA; via the coding sequence ATGCAGAAGCTCTATCCCGATGCCGCCGCCGCATTGGACGGCCTGCTCCATGACGGCATGACGATCTGTGCCGGCGGGTTTGGCCTGTGCGGCATTCCCGAGCGGCTGATCGACGCGATCCGCGACCACGGCGTCAAGGATCTGACGATCGCCAGCAACAATGCGGGCATCGACAACGAGGGCCTCGGCAAGCTTCTCCGCACGCGCCAGGTCAAGAAGATGATCTCGTCCTATGTCGGCGAGAACAAGGAGTTCGAGCGGCAGTATCTCGCCGGCGAGCTGGATGTCGAGTTTTGCCCGCAGGGGACGCTCGCCGAGCGTTGCCGCGCGGGCGGGGCGGGCATTCCCGGTTTCTATACCAAGACCGGCGTCGGCACGAAGGTGGCCCAGGGCAAGGAAGTGAAGGTCTTCGACGGCGAGGAGTACATCCTCGAGCGCGGCATCCGCGCCGACCTGTCGATCATCAAGGGGTGGAAGGCGGACGAGATGGGCAACCTCATCTTTCGCAAGACCGCGCGCAACTTCAATCAGCCGATGGCGACCGCCGCCAATATCTGCGTCGCCGAGGTCGAGGAAGTGGTGCCGGTCGGCAGCCTCGATCCCGACGCGATCCATCTGCCCGGCATCTATGTGAAGCGGATGATCGTCGGTGCCCCGTACGACAAGAAGATCGAGTTCCGCACGGTGCGGAGCCGCGAGGCGGCGTGA